One genomic region from Blastococcus sp. Marseille-P5729 encodes:
- a CDS encoding ABC transporter ATP-binding protein produces MYPMGGGAWSTMRSFRGRDQAAARSRLTPGTLRRIAGFARPFRAELIWFLLLTIFAAVIAVVTPLLAGDVVNEITGTGDERRTTIIWLAVIIAGLAILDAVLSLSSRYYSARIGEGLIYHMRSLVFAHVQRMSIAFFTRAQTGALVTRLNNDINGAQQAFTSTLAGVVSNVIGLVLTVGVMLTLSWQVTLLSLVLLPVFIIPARKVGNRLAEMTRESFALNASMNTTMTERFNVAGALLVNLFGRPADEQTYFQARAGRVRDIGVTTAMYSRAFLVALTLVAALAQALTYGVGGVLAVDGHLDAGAVVSLALLLTRLYGPLTALSNVRVDVMSALVSFERVFEVLDLEPAITDKTDAKQLPPGAARVELDDVRFSYPAAQDVSLASLEDVALPEKSASQPVLHGVSFTAEPGQMVALVGPSGAGKTTITQLVPRIYDVTAGAVRVGGTDVRDLRLQSLRDQIGVVSQDAHLFHDSIRANLAYARPDATERQMVDALTAAQIWPLVSSLPEGLDTVVGDRGYRLSGGEKQRLAIARVLLKAPAIVVLDEATAHLDSESEAAVQRALAAALVGRTSIVIAHRLSTIRQADQIVVLERGRVVQRGTHDELLAQGGLYAELYRTQFALS; encoded by the coding sequence ATGTACCCGATGGGCGGCGGCGCATGGTCCACCATGCGCTCCTTTCGTGGCCGCGACCAGGCGGCGGCGCGCAGCAGGCTCACCCCGGGCACGCTACGCCGGATCGCCGGCTTCGCTCGCCCGTTCCGCGCCGAGCTGATCTGGTTCCTACTGCTGACGATCTTCGCGGCCGTCATCGCGGTCGTGACCCCGCTGCTGGCCGGTGACGTCGTCAACGAGATCACCGGCACGGGGGACGAGCGGCGGACGACGATCATCTGGCTCGCGGTGATCATCGCGGGCCTAGCGATCCTGGACGCCGTCCTGTCGCTGAGCAGCCGGTACTATTCCGCCCGGATCGGCGAAGGGCTGATCTACCACATGCGGTCGCTGGTGTTCGCGCACGTCCAGCGGATGTCGATCGCGTTCTTCACCCGCGCGCAGACCGGTGCGCTCGTCACCCGCCTCAACAACGACATCAATGGCGCGCAGCAGGCGTTCACGTCGACGCTCGCCGGCGTGGTGTCGAACGTGATCGGGCTGGTGCTGACCGTCGGCGTGATGCTCACGCTGTCCTGGCAGGTGACGCTGCTGTCGCTGGTGCTGCTCCCGGTGTTCATCATCCCGGCCCGCAAGGTCGGCAACCGGCTGGCCGAGATGACTCGGGAGAGCTTCGCGCTCAACGCCAGCATGAACACGACGATGACCGAACGGTTCAACGTCGCCGGCGCGCTGCTGGTGAATCTGTTCGGTCGGCCTGCTGACGAGCAGACCTACTTCCAGGCCCGGGCCGGCCGAGTCCGCGACATCGGCGTCACCACCGCGATGTACAGTCGCGCCTTCCTCGTTGCGCTGACGCTGGTGGCGGCCCTCGCGCAGGCGCTGACGTACGGCGTCGGCGGCGTGCTCGCCGTCGACGGTCACCTTGACGCCGGCGCAGTGGTCTCGCTCGCGCTGCTGCTCACCCGGCTGTACGGACCGCTCACCGCGCTGTCCAACGTGCGGGTTGACGTGATGAGCGCCCTCGTCTCGTTCGAGCGGGTCTTCGAGGTGCTCGATCTCGAGCCGGCCATCACCGACAAGACCGACGCGAAGCAGCTCCCCCCGGGCGCGGCACGGGTCGAGCTGGACGACGTCCGGTTCAGCTACCCAGCCGCGCAAGATGTCTCGCTGGCCTCCTTGGAGGACGTCGCGCTCCCCGAGAAGTCTGCGAGCCAGCCGGTGCTGCACGGCGTGAGCTTCACCGCCGAGCCGGGGCAGATGGTCGCGCTCGTCGGACCCTCTGGTGCGGGCAAGACGACGATCACCCAGCTGGTGCCGCGGATCTACGACGTCACTGCGGGTGCCGTCCGCGTCGGCGGGACCGACGTCCGGGACCTGCGGCTGCAGTCACTGCGTGACCAGATCGGTGTCGTGTCGCAGGACGCGCACCTGTTCCACGACTCCATTCGCGCGAACCTCGCATACGCGAGACCCGACGCGACCGAGCGGCAGATGGTGGACGCGCTGACCGCGGCGCAGATCTGGCCGCTGGTCTCCTCGCTTCCCGAGGGCCTGGACACCGTGGTCGGCGACCGCGGCTACCGGTTGTCCGGCGGTGAGAAGCAGCGCCTGGCGATCGCCCGGGTGCTGCTGAAGGCGCCGGCGATCGTGGTGCTCGACGAGGCCACCGCTCACCTGGACAGCGAGTCCGAGGCGGCGGTGCAGCGCGCCCTCGCGGCGGCGCTGGTCGGTCGGACGTCGATCGTGATCGCCCACCGGCTGTCGACCATCCGGCAGGCCGATCAGATCGTCGTCCTCGAGCGGGGCAGGGTCGTGCAGCGCGGCACCCACGACGAGCTGCTCGCCCAGGGTGGGCTGTACGCCGAGCTGTACCGGACCCAGTTCGCGCTGAGCTGA
- a CDS encoding sulfite exporter TauE/SafE family protein, protein MSTWALVVSCGLLVGIGAVVQGVIGLGMALIASPVIALLDQSLVPGMLIITSIALPVLTLIREHDDIDWKGLAWAFPWRFAGTALGTWLVVVATPDVLGLMVGVFVISAVVLSVIRWKPRPSPAALSIGALVSGVGGTATSIGGPPMALVYQNQRPSMLRCTMAVYFLIGSIVSLSALAFAGELSGHQVRIGLAVLPFVTVGFIGSLWVRNRVDPERIRTGVLAVSALASIVLILRALL, encoded by the coding sequence ATGAGCACCTGGGCGCTCGTGGTGTCCTGCGGGCTGCTCGTCGGCATCGGCGCCGTGGTGCAGGGCGTGATCGGTCTGGGGATGGCGCTGATCGCCTCGCCGGTCATCGCGCTGCTAGACCAGAGCCTGGTCCCGGGGATGCTGATCATCACCTCGATCGCGCTGCCGGTGCTGACGCTGATCCGCGAGCATGACGACATCGACTGGAAGGGCCTGGCGTGGGCCTTCCCGTGGCGCTTCGCGGGGACGGCGCTGGGCACCTGGCTGGTCGTCGTCGCGACCCCCGACGTGCTCGGGCTCATGGTGGGCGTGTTCGTGATCAGCGCGGTCGTGCTCAGCGTCATCCGATGGAAGCCGCGACCCAGTCCGGCTGCGCTCAGCATCGGGGCGCTGGTGTCAGGCGTGGGCGGTACCGCGACGTCGATCGGCGGCCCGCCGATGGCGCTGGTCTACCAGAACCAGCGGCCCTCGATGCTGCGCTGCACGATGGCCGTCTACTTCCTGATCGGCAGCATCGTCTCGCTCAGCGCGTTGGCCTTCGCCGGTGAGCTGTCCGGTCATCAGGTCCGGATCGGGCTCGCCGTGCTGCCGTTCGTGACGGTGGGCTTCATCGGCTCGCTCTGGGTGCGCAACCGGGTCGATCCGGAGCGGATCAGAACCGGCGTGCTGGCGGTCTCGGCATTGGCATCGATCGTCCTCATCCTGCGTGCCCTGCTCTAG
- the acnA gene encoding aconitate hydratase AcnA — MRNPSKNSFDARTTLSVGGTDYEIFDITKVDGSAKLPFSLKVLLENLLRTEDGANVTAAQIEALGKWEAKAEPATEIQFTPSRVIMQDFTGVPCIVDLATMREAMTQLGGDAAKINPLAPAELVIDHSVIADVFGRADAFERNVDIEYERNKERYQFLRWGQTAFDEFKVVPPGTGIVHQVNIEHLARVVFARGGQAYPDTVVGTDSHTTMVNGLGVLGWGVGGIEAEAAMLGQPVSMLIPRVVGFKLSGELPDGATATDLVLTITEMLREHGVVGKFVEFYGDGVGAVPLANRATIGNMSPEFGSTAAIFPIDEETTRYLAFTGRSDEHVALVEAYAKAQGLWHDPSNEPEFSEYLELDLGSVVPSIAGPKRPQDRIALSDAKTAFREALPAYVENRENPTKQADGNGSFPASDPPSTEREPVAPPVEDGDPNHRPSKKVPVTLEDGTSFELDHGAVAIASITSCTNTSNPSVMIGAALLAKNAVDRGLNRKPWVKTTLAPGSQVVMDYYDRAGLTPYLEKAGFYLVGYGCTTCIGNSGPLPDKISAAVNEEDLSVVSVLSGNRNFEGRINPDVKMNYLASPPLVIAYALAGTMDIDLQNDPLGEDTDGNPVYLRDIWPAPAEVQKVIDEAVSSEMFTKGYADVFAGDERWKSLETPSGDLFEWDEDSTYVRRPPYFEDMPAEPAPVEDISGARVLAKLGDSVTTDHISPAGAIKADSPAGKYLQEHGVKRLDFNSYGSRRGNHEVMIRGTFANIRLRNLLLDGVQGGFTRNWLADGEQTTIYDASVAYQDAGIPLVVLAGKEYGSGSSRDWAAKGTALLGVKAVIAESYERIHRSNLIGMGVIPLQFSDGENADSLGLTGEETLDIVGLEKLNDGQTPRTVTVKVSGVGEPREFEAIVRIDTPGEADYYRNGGIMQYVLRSLLRK, encoded by the coding sequence GTGAGGAATCCGAGCAAGAACAGCTTCGACGCCAGGACGACCTTGAGCGTCGGCGGTACCGACTACGAGATCTTCGACATCACGAAGGTCGATGGCTCGGCGAAGCTGCCCTTCAGCCTGAAAGTTCTGCTCGAGAACCTGCTGCGCACCGAGGACGGTGCGAACGTCACCGCCGCGCAGATCGAGGCGCTGGGCAAGTGGGAGGCCAAGGCCGAGCCGGCAACCGAGATCCAGTTCACCCCCTCGCGCGTGATCATGCAGGACTTCACCGGCGTTCCTTGCATCGTCGACCTCGCCACGATGCGCGAGGCGATGACCCAGCTCGGCGGCGACGCGGCCAAGATCAACCCGCTCGCCCCGGCTGAGCTGGTCATCGATCACTCGGTCATCGCAGACGTGTTCGGACGCGCCGACGCCTTCGAGCGCAATGTCGACATCGAGTACGAGCGCAACAAGGAGCGCTATCAGTTCCTGCGCTGGGGCCAGACCGCCTTCGACGAGTTCAAGGTCGTTCCCCCGGGCACCGGCATCGTCCACCAGGTCAACATCGAGCACCTCGCACGGGTGGTGTTCGCCCGCGGCGGCCAGGCCTACCCCGACACCGTCGTCGGCACCGACTCGCACACCACGATGGTCAACGGCCTGGGCGTGCTCGGCTGGGGCGTCGGCGGCATCGAGGCGGAAGCGGCCATGCTGGGCCAGCCGGTATCGATGCTGATCCCCCGCGTCGTCGGCTTCAAGCTCTCCGGGGAGCTACCGGACGGCGCCACCGCCACCGACCTCGTGCTGACCATCACCGAGATGCTCCGCGAGCACGGCGTCGTCGGCAAGTTCGTCGAGTTCTACGGCGACGGCGTAGGCGCCGTCCCGCTGGCCAACCGCGCCACCATCGGCAACATGAGCCCGGAGTTCGGCTCGACCGCCGCGATCTTCCCGATCGACGAGGAGACCACCCGCTACCTGGCGTTCACCGGCCGCTCCGACGAGCACGTCGCGCTGGTCGAGGCCTACGCCAAGGCGCAGGGCCTGTGGCACGACCCGAGCAACGAGCCGGAGTTCTCCGAGTACCTCGAGCTCGACCTCGGCAGCGTCGTCCCGTCGATCGCCGGCCCGAAGCGTCCGCAGGACCGCATCGCGCTCTCCGACGCCAAGACCGCCTTCCGCGAGGCGCTGCCGGCGTACGTCGAGAACCGGGAGAACCCGACCAAGCAGGCCGACGGTAACGGCAGCTTCCCGGCCTCCGACCCCCCGTCGACCGAACGCGAGCCGGTGGCACCGCCGGTCGAGGACGGCGACCCGAACCACCGGCCGAGCAAGAAGGTCCCCGTCACCCTCGAGGACGGCACCTCCTTCGAGCTCGACCACGGCGCCGTCGCGATCGCCTCGATCACCTCGTGCACCAACACCTCCAACCCGTCGGTGATGATCGGCGCGGCGCTGCTGGCCAAGAACGCCGTCGACCGCGGACTGAACCGCAAGCCGTGGGTCAAGACCACCCTCGCCCCCGGGTCGCAGGTCGTCATGGACTACTACGACCGCGCCGGGCTGACCCCCTACCTCGAGAAGGCCGGCTTCTACCTGGTGGGCTACGGCTGCACCACCTGCATCGGCAACTCCGGACCGCTGCCGGACAAGATCTCGGCCGCGGTCAACGAGGAGGACCTCTCGGTCGTCTCGGTGCTGTCGGGCAACCGCAACTTCGAGGGCCGCATCAACCCCGATGTGAAGATGAACTACCTGGCTTCACCGCCGCTGGTCATCGCCTACGCGCTCGCGGGCACCATGGACATCGACCTGCAGAACGATCCCCTGGGCGAAGACACCGACGGCAACCCCGTCTACCTGCGTGACATCTGGCCGGCACCGGCCGAGGTTCAGAAGGTCATCGACGAGGCGGTCTCCTCGGAGATGTTCACCAAGGGTTACGCGGACGTGTTCGCCGGCGACGAGCGCTGGAAGTCGTTGGAGACCCCGAGCGGTGACCTGTTCGAGTGGGACGAGGACTCGACCTACGTGCGTCGCCCGCCCTACTTCGAGGACATGCCGGCCGAGCCGGCACCGGTGGAGGACATCTCCGGCGCCCGGGTGCTGGCCAAGCTCGGTGACTCGGTGACGACCGACCACATCTCGCCGGCCGGCGCGATCAAGGCCGACTCCCCAGCGGGCAAGTACCTGCAGGAGCACGGCGTGAAGCGGCTGGACTTCAACAGCTACGGTTCGCGCCGCGGCAACCACGAGGTCATGATCCGCGGCACGTTCGCCAACATCCGGTTGCGCAACCTGCTGCTGGACGGCGTCCAGGGCGGCTTCACCCGCAACTGGCTGGCCGACGGCGAGCAGACGACGATCTATGACGCCTCGGTCGCCTACCAGGACGCCGGCATTCCGCTGGTGGTGCTGGCGGGCAAGGAGTACGGCTCGGGCTCGTCGCGCGACTGGGCTGCCAAGGGCACCGCGCTGCTGGGCGTCAAGGCCGTCATCGCCGAGTCGTACGAGCGGATCCACCGCTCCAACCTGATCGGTATGGGCGTCATCCCACTCCAGTTCTCGGACGGCGAGAACGCCGACTCCCTGGGGCTGACCGGTGAGGAGACCCTGGACATCGTCGGGCTGGAGAAGCTCAACGACGGTCAGACGCCGCGCACCGTGACCGTCAAGGTCTCCGGCGTCGGCGAGCCCCGCGAGTTCGAGGCGATCGTCCGCATCGACACCCCGGGTGAGGCCGACTACTACCGCAACGGCGGCATCATGCAGTACGTCCTGCGCTCGCTGCTGCGCAAGTAG
- a CDS encoding AMP-binding protein: MRVPLTLQHFIDRAETVFHDRPAIIDEPDQPADPLDITYGEMARRARAIKAGLDELGIAPGERVGIVSHNAGRMFELFYSVPTSGRIYVPINFRLRPDEVQFIVEHSGCKVLLMDEELAPSLRSVYAKHKIVIGKESDEALLRFDKEHRPWEADEDAPAVINYTSGTTSNPKGVVQTHRSLWVNATTFAMHMGVTDRDVYLHTLPLFHCNGWGMGFSTTAFGVPQVMIRKIDGKEILNRVQQHGLTLACGAPAVWNMVLDAAAEWDGEVPGKDQMRLVVAGAAPPTRTIQRIMDDLGWEFNQIYGLTETSPLLTINRVRKEDLEKSSEEKAQLLSKAGAPALGVEMRVNESGEVLARSNVVLDRYWNNPDATDEALEGGWFHTGDGGSIDDHGYVTISDRKKDVIITGGENVSSIEVEDTIFTHPAVEEGAGIGVPDEKWGETIKALVVIKPGAECTAEDIIAVCKQRLAGYKAPTSVEFRDEIPRTATGKIQKFKLRQPYWENRERQVN; this comes from the coding sequence ATGCGAGTCCCTCTGACCTTGCAGCACTTCATCGATCGTGCCGAGACGGTCTTCCACGACCGGCCGGCGATCATCGACGAGCCGGACCAGCCCGCCGACCCGCTCGACATCACCTACGGGGAGATGGCCAGGCGCGCCCGAGCGATCAAGGCCGGTCTCGACGAGCTGGGCATCGCGCCGGGCGAGCGGGTGGGCATCGTCAGCCACAACGCCGGCCGGATGTTCGAGCTGTTCTACTCGGTACCCACCTCAGGGCGGATCTACGTGCCGATCAACTTCCGGCTGCGCCCCGACGAGGTCCAGTTCATCGTCGAGCACTCGGGCTGCAAGGTGCTGCTGATGGACGAGGAGCTCGCGCCGTCCCTGCGCAGCGTCTACGCCAAGCACAAGATCGTGATCGGCAAGGAGTCTGACGAGGCTCTGCTGCGCTTCGACAAGGAGCACCGCCCGTGGGAGGCGGACGAGGACGCCCCTGCAGTCATCAACTACACCTCCGGCACGACCAGCAACCCGAAGGGCGTCGTGCAGACCCACCGGTCGCTGTGGGTGAACGCGACCACGTTCGCGATGCACATGGGCGTCACCGATCGCGACGTCTACCTGCACACCCTCCCGCTGTTCCACTGCAACGGATGGGGCATGGGGTTCTCCACCACCGCGTTCGGCGTCCCGCAGGTGATGATCCGCAAGATCGACGGCAAGGAGATCCTCAACCGGGTCCAGCAGCACGGGCTGACCCTCGCCTGCGGTGCGCCCGCCGTATGGAACATGGTGCTCGACGCCGCCGCCGAGTGGGACGGCGAGGTTCCCGGCAAGGATCAGATGCGGCTCGTGGTGGCTGGCGCCGCGCCGCCGACCCGCACCATCCAGCGGATCATGGACGACCTCGGCTGGGAGTTCAACCAGATCTACGGCCTGACCGAGACTTCGCCGCTGCTGACCATCAACCGGGTGCGCAAGGAGGATCTTGAGAAGTCCTCCGAGGAGAAGGCGCAGCTGCTGTCGAAGGCCGGCGCCCCGGCGCTCGGCGTCGAGATGCGGGTCAACGAGTCAGGCGAGGTGCTGGCGCGCTCCAACGTCGTACTCGATCGGTACTGGAATAATCCGGACGCGACCGACGAGGCGCTCGAGGGTGGCTGGTTCCACACCGGCGATGGTGGCTCGATCGACGACCACGGCTACGTCACGATCTCAGACCGTAAGAAGGACGTCATCATCACCGGCGGGGAGAACGTCTCCTCGATCGAGGTCGAGGACACGATCTTTACCCACCCGGCCGTCGAGGAGGGCGCGGGCATCGGCGTCCCGGACGAGAAGTGGGGCGAGACGATCAAGGCGCTCGTCGTCATCAAGCCTGGCGCGGAGTGCACCGCCGAGGACATCATCGCGGTCTGCAAGCAACGGCTCGCCGGGTACAAGGCGCCCACCAGCGTGGAGTTCCGCGACGAGATCCCGCGTACGGCGACCGGCAAGATCCAGAAGTTCAAGCTTCGCCAGCCCTACTGGGAGAATCGCGAGCGCCAGGTCAACTAG
- a CDS encoding AAA family ATPase codes for MLEVKKVIVGQDRLIERMLVALLAKGHLLLEGVPGVAKTLAVESLARSVGGTFARLQFTPDLVPADIVGTRIYRPGTEEFQTELGPIFANFVLTDEINRAPAKVQSALLEVMAEKQVSIGGVTHEVPQPFLVMATQNPIESEGVYPLPEAQRDRFLMKVNVDYPTVEEEREIIYRMGSEPPVAESVLSIEELAALQKQASKVFVHHALVDYVVRIVFATRSPKDLGLEDVASWITYGASPRASLGIIAAGRGLALVRGRDYLLPQDVLDIAGDVLRHRLVLSYDALADAVPADHVVKRILSTVPVPQVSARPSRGQGPRPAGMPQMNGQPAQPGPAGRPGVPSGQQSAPAPLQPPA; via the coding sequence CTGCTTGAGGTGAAGAAGGTGATCGTCGGGCAGGACCGGCTCATCGAGCGGATGCTCGTCGCCCTCCTGGCCAAGGGGCATTTGCTCCTGGAAGGTGTGCCCGGTGTCGCGAAGACGTTGGCGGTGGAGTCGCTTGCACGGTCCGTCGGAGGAACCTTCGCGCGGCTGCAGTTCACCCCCGACCTGGTGCCGGCTGACATCGTCGGCACCCGCATCTACCGCCCCGGCACGGAGGAGTTCCAGACGGAGCTAGGCCCGATCTTCGCCAACTTCGTGCTCACCGACGAGATCAACCGCGCACCGGCCAAGGTGCAGTCGGCGCTGCTGGAGGTGATGGCCGAGAAGCAGGTCTCGATCGGCGGCGTCACCCACGAGGTTCCGCAGCCGTTCCTGGTCATGGCGACTCAGAACCCGATCGAGTCCGAGGGTGTCTACCCGTTGCCCGAGGCGCAGCGCGACCGCTTCCTGATGAAGGTGAACGTGGACTACCCGACCGTCGAGGAAGAGCGCGAGATCATCTACCGGATGGGCAGCGAGCCGCCGGTCGCCGAGTCCGTCCTGAGCATCGAGGAGCTCGCCGCGCTGCAGAAGCAGGCCAGCAAGGTGTTCGTGCACCACGCCCTGGTCGACTACGTCGTCCGCATCGTGTTCGCCACGCGGTCTCCGAAGGATCTCGGCCTCGAGGACGTCGCGAGCTGGATCACCTACGGCGCCAGCCCGCGCGCCAGCCTGGGCATCATCGCGGCCGGCCGCGGACTGGCGCTCGTGCGCGGCCGCGACTACCTGCTCCCGCAGGACGTCCTGGACATCGCAGGCGACGTCCTGCGGCACCGCCTCGTGCTGTCCTACGACGCCCTGGCGGACGCCGTCCCGGCGGACCACGTGGTCAAGCGGATCCTGTCGACGGTGCCGGTGCCGCAGGTGAGTGCCCGTCCCAGCCGCGGGCAGGGTCCCCGCCCGGCCGGCATGCCGCAGATGAACGGCCAACCTGCGCAGCCTGGCCCCGCCGGGCGGCCTGGAGTGCCGTCCGGTCAGCAGTCTGCACCGGCCCCGCTTCAGCCCCCGGCATGA
- a CDS encoding DUF58 domain-containing protein yields MSRRDQAPPSLKDDKAEVVLRKLELTVKRRLDGLLFGNHLGLVPGPGSEPGESRLYHPGDDVRRMDWFVTARTTTPHVRETVADRELETWLVIDLSPSLDFGTALCEKRDLAVAAAAAFVYLTQHGGNRIGAIITTGAQTVRIPALPGKAHGDWIIRRIIATPRAGEGTRGDLGIALEELRRPERKRGLIVAISDFLGEPTWVRPMTGLQARHDIIGVEVLDPRELELPDVGLVMLTDPETGRQIEVQTASRQTRQQYAQEAAAQRESIAAGLRRSGAAHLRLRTDRDWLHDIMRFVAQRRRGTVGGGVR; encoded by the coding sequence ATGAGCCGTCGAGACCAGGCACCACCGAGCCTGAAGGACGACAAGGCCGAGGTCGTGCTTCGCAAGCTTGAGCTGACCGTCAAGCGCAGGCTCGACGGCCTGCTGTTCGGCAACCACCTCGGTCTCGTGCCCGGCCCGGGCAGCGAGCCGGGGGAGTCGCGGCTCTACCACCCGGGGGACGACGTCCGCCGCATGGACTGGTTCGTCACCGCCCGCACCACCACCCCGCACGTCCGCGAGACGGTCGCCGACCGCGAGCTGGAGACCTGGCTGGTCATCGACCTGTCGCCGTCCTTGGACTTCGGCACCGCGCTCTGCGAGAAACGGGACCTGGCGGTGGCGGCTGCCGCCGCGTTCGTCTACCTGACGCAGCACGGCGGCAACCGGATCGGTGCGATCATCACCACCGGAGCGCAGACCGTCCGGATCCCCGCGCTGCCGGGGAAGGCGCATGGCGACTGGATCATTCGCCGGATCATCGCCACCCCGCGGGCGGGGGAGGGCACCCGGGGTGACCTTGGGATCGCCCTGGAGGAGCTGCGTCGGCCCGAGCGCAAGCGTGGTCTCATCGTCGCAATCAGTGACTTCCTCGGCGAGCCAACCTGGGTTCGTCCGATGACGGGTCTGCAGGCCCGCCACGACATCATCGGGGTGGAGGTCCTCGATCCGCGGGAGCTGGAGCTGCCCGACGTCGGGCTGGTGATGCTCACCGATCCGGAGACCGGCCGGCAGATCGAGGTGCAGACCGCCAGCAGGCAGACCCGGCAGCAGTACGCGCAGGAGGCCGCCGCGCAGCGAGAGAGCATCGCCGCGGGATTGCGGCGCTCCGGTGCCGCTCATCTGCGACTGCGCACCGACCGCGACTGGCTGCACGACATCATGCGGTTTGTCGCCCAGCGGCGACGAGGGACCGTCGGAGGAGGAGTGCGATGA
- a CDS encoding VWA domain-containing protein: MKFMEPTWLLVLIGVLALIALYLVLQLRRKRYAAKFTNVSLLEKVAPRRPGWRRHLAFALMAAALVMFTTAMAKPATEVQVPRNEATVCMALDVSLSMEATDIKPDRFTAMKDSATDFVDKLPQGINVGVVAFAGAASIVQAPTIDRNAVKVAIEGLELDQATATGEAIFACLQAIKTFQEGIADDEGKVPAARIILLSDGYRTVGRDVDSAVESAKDAKIPVSTIAFGSSGGTIENEGESIPVPVDVETMQLIAKETGGTYFNAESATEIEKVWEDIGEQIGYTTEFREVPTRFVGYGLILAFASAVVSLLWSNRLL; encoded by the coding sequence ATGAAGTTCATGGAGCCCACCTGGCTGCTGGTGCTGATCGGCGTCCTCGCGCTGATCGCGCTCTACCTGGTGCTGCAGCTGCGCCGCAAGCGTTACGCCGCCAAGTTCACGAACGTCTCGCTGCTCGAGAAGGTCGCGCCGCGCCGTCCCGGCTGGCGCCGCCACCTCGCTTTCGCGCTGATGGCTGCCGCCCTCGTCATGTTCACGACCGCGATGGCCAAGCCTGCCACTGAGGTCCAGGTGCCCCGCAATGAGGCAACCGTGTGCATGGCGCTCGACGTCTCGCTGTCGATGGAGGCCACTGACATCAAGCCCGACCGGTTCACCGCGATGAAGGACTCGGCGACCGACTTCGTCGACAAGCTGCCCCAGGGCATCAACGTCGGCGTGGTCGCCTTCGCCGGCGCCGCGTCGATCGTGCAGGCGCCGACCATCGACCGGAACGCAGTGAAGGTGGCGATCGAGGGGCTCGAGCTCGACCAGGCGACCGCGACCGGGGAGGCGATCTTCGCCTGCCTCCAGGCGATCAAGACCTTCCAGGAGGGCATCGCGGACGACGAGGGCAAGGTCCCGGCGGCGCGCATCATCCTGCTCTCGGACGGCTACCGTACCGTTGGCCGCGACGTGGACAGTGCGGTCGAGTCCGCCAAGGACGCGAAGATCCCGGTTTCGACGATCGCCTTCGGCAGCAGTGGTGGGACCATCGAGAACGAGGGGGAGTCCATCCCCGTCCCGGTCGACGTCGAGACGATGCAGCTGATCGCCAAGGAGACCGGTGGTACCTACTTCAACGCCGAATCGGCCACCGAGATCGAGAAGGTCTGGGAGGACATCGGCGAGCAGATCGGCTACACGACGGAGTTCCGGGAGGTGCCGACCCGATTCGTCGGCTACGGGCTCATCCTCGCCTTCGCGAGTGCAGTGGTGAGCCTGCTGTGGAGCAACCGGCTCCTGTAG
- the fabG gene encoding 3-oxoacyl-ACP reductase FabG, protein MSAEFVARSVLVTGGNRGIGLAIAQAYAAAGHKVAVTHRGSGAPDGLLGVQCDVTDDASIDAAFKEVEQAHGPVEILVSNAGITDDTLLLRMKEDQFTGVLDANLTGAYRVAKRASSKMLRARFGRLIFIGSVVGLMGSPGQANYAASKAGLVGLARSIARELGSRGITANVVAPGFVSTDMTAELSEDRQKEILGQVPLGRYADVKEIADVAVFLGSDAAGYITGAVIPVDGGLGMGH, encoded by the coding sequence GTGTCCGCTGAATTCGTCGCCCGCTCCGTTCTGGTCACCGGAGGCAACCGCGGCATCGGTCTGGCCATCGCCCAGGCGTACGCCGCCGCCGGTCACAAGGTGGCCGTGACCCACCGAGGATCCGGAGCCCCGGACGGGCTGCTCGGCGTGCAGTGCGATGTCACCGACGACGCCTCCATCGACGCCGCCTTCAAGGAGGTCGAGCAGGCGCACGGCCCGGTCGAGATCCTGGTCAGCAACGCCGGCATCACCGACGACACGCTGCTGCTGCGGATGAAAGAGGACCAGTTCACCGGCGTCCTCGACGCGAACCTCACTGGCGCCTACCGGGTCGCCAAGCGCGCCAGCTCGAAGATGCTGCGCGCGCGCTTCGGGAGACTGATCTTCATCGGGTCGGTCGTCGGGCTCATGGGCAGCCCGGGGCAGGCGAACTACGCGGCCAGCAAGGCCGGGCTGGTCGGGCTCGCCCGGTCGATCGCCCGAGAACTCGGCTCGCGCGGCATCACCGCGAACGTCGTCGCGCCCGGCTTCGTGAGCACCGACATGACCGCCGAGCTGAGCGAGGACCGGCAGAAGGAGATCCTCGGCCAGGTGCCGCTGGGCCGGTACGCCGACGTGAAGGAGATCGCCGACGTCGCCGTCTTTCTCGGCAGCGACGCCGCCGGATACATCACCGGTGCAGTGATACCGGTCGACGGTGGGCTCGGGATGGGCCACTAG